The following coding sequences lie in one Ostrea edulis chromosome 8, xbOstEdul1.1, whole genome shotgun sequence genomic window:
- the LOC125661003 gene encoding receptor-type tyrosine-protein phosphatase epsilon-like has product MDYIQWTYILLLTGLGHCYVNLCRKQGAVASQSSTREGAFPASKAIDKLKGQTYGKCSHTAVGQSIAWFQVDLGGEYSLESVTIYYRNETEWPPYRFRQFYLDVSNRSANSTTTLTSERKRCYKDNTTALATPPSVIDIPCKETARYAIVETTYNAQEAINLNQGGPVLEICEIEVYGCDVGRYGESCSQCQGCSTCDIISGKCPCDDTCVNAACNPSNGYCTKGCITGYWGNRCKSKCNQHCIGNTCEQGNGTCTTGCVDFYYGYTCEHQCGPQCSPRTCDRVTGACSDCNAGYYGQLCNRACNPYCKSGTCDAHNGHCIGGCKPKWTGDLCDRCDAVHFGPTCSEECGGHCKGRVCDDVTGSCTDGCETGYYKDTCNITCNPYCKNRCNRNSGYCDYGCIDGKFGVACHNICGPGCTSKECEKITGSCTCKRGWQGIRCTECSPTFYGASCEEECSAHCYNGTCYVNNGSCIGGCNRDYTGDKCTQALFTSSSESPELPVAAIGAGVGGVLIVLIAVIVTVVFFRFRRQKQPNSSTPSISYKTDRKGSPVGNKLYTNIATVSVSIEDPEEEPQSENPEEAVYYNNLSVAKDIAVKNLLNAIRQKEADKNAGFMKEFKSIPYGERFPCNTAKVEENKLKNRFKTTFPYDHSRVVLESGDGFTSDYINANYIENMDGRREYIASQGPRENTLVDHWRMVWQEHIQYIVMLTNLIEGPKVKCHQYWPSEGHELDVNPFSVTLLEEKAYAYYVIRKMTVRKKRVTGSRTVVQFHYTRWPDHGTPNPLNLVVFHRHFRHKIKPSQDPILVHCSAGIGRTGTFIALDVLSRYGDVHHRVNVVEFVKAMRKDRMTMIQNADQYVFLYHALYEYFRRQGKFVNKSEFMTSYADLDKPEAKKKITNEFNALKSLQPQYGGDHFKTGQKFLKLNWTKSVLPVEQYLVYLSSNVKGRELYYNAVYVSSFTQAEVFISAQYPVPGASIDLIRLLVDQKSPILISLNPLSDVKEIENWVDGENSRIDLVQYQITRSTQTMLSEELRTTSIKIKRKDSGEVHTVQIFECLSWSSSEILPNEHATLTNLIKHLSLDRKSHPEGPITVVSKDGATCCGIFLAVYNALEQILQDEEADIFTIVQQLQCRRPGMISRKEEYEFCFRSVWYYFSSDSVYANT; this is encoded by the exons ATGGATTATATACAATGGACGTACATTCTGTTATTAACTGGACTGGGACATTGCTATG TAAATCTATGCAGAAAACAAGGAGCAGTAGCTTCTCAAAGCTCCACACGCGAGGGGGCATTTCCAGCGAGTAAAGCAATTGACAAATTGAAAGGCCAGACATACGGGAAGTGTTCACATACAGCTGTAGGACAGTCCATAGCTTGGTTTCAAGTCGACCTTGGAGGCGAATATAGTTTGGAATCTGTGACAATATACTACAGAAATGAGA CTGAGTGGCCTCCATATCGATTTCGCCAGTTCTACTTAGATGTATCAAACAGATCGGCGAACTCCACTACAACCTTAACGTCAGAGAGAAAACGTTGTTACAAGGACAACACAACCGCCCTGGCCACGCCTCCATCCGTGATTGACATTCCTTGTAAAGAAACAGCGAGATACGCCATCGTGGAGACCACGTACAACGCCCAGGAAGCTATAAATCTTAACCAGGGTGGGCCTGTGTTGGAGATTTGTGAGATAGAAGTTTATG gtTGTGATGTAGGAAGATATGGGGAATCATGTTCACAATGCCAAGGCTGTTCAACATGTGACATCATTAGTGGAAAGTGTC CTTGTGATGATACCTGTGTAAATGCTGCATGCAATCCATCTAATGGATATTGCACCAAAGGCTGTATCACGGGGTACTGGGGAAACAGGTGTAAGTCAAAGTGTAACCAACACTGCATAGGAAACACGTGTGAACAAGGAAACGGAACTTGTACCACTGGTTGTGTAGACTTTTATTATGGATACACATGTGAACACCAGTGTGGCCCCCAGTGTAGTCCCCGGACTTGTGACAGGGTCACTGGAGCGTGTAGTGACTGTAATGCTGGGTATTACGGTCAATTATGTAACAGAGCATGCAATCCCTACTGTAAGTCAGGAACATGTGATGCACACAACGGACACTGCATTGGGGGCTGTAAACCAAAGTGGACAGGAGATCTCTGTGACA GATGTGACGCAGTACATTTCGGACCTACTTGCTCTGAAGAGTGCGGTGGACACTGTAAGGGACGAGTGTGTGATGACGTCACTGGCTCCTGTACTGATGGATGTGAAACTGGATACTACAAAGACACGTGTAATATAACATGTAATCCATACTGTAAAAACAGATGCAACAGGAATTCTGGGTATTGTGATTATGGCTGCATCGATGGAAAGTTTGGAGTGGCGTGTCACAATATTTGCGGTCCTGGTTGTACATCAAAGGAATGTGAAAAAATCACAGGGAGTTGTACTTGTAAAAGGGGATGGCAAGGGATAAGATGTACAG AATGCAGTCCAACATTCTACGGCGCGTCCTGTGAGGAGGAGTGTAGTGCTCATTGCTATAACGGGACGTGTTACGTAAACAATGGATCATGTATTGGTGGATGTAATAGAGACTATACGGGCGACAAATGTACACAAG CCCTGTTTACAAGCAGTTCCGAATCACCGGAACTTCCAGTGGCGGCCATTGGCGCTGGAGTTGGAGGTGTTCTCATTGTTCTCATAGCCGTGATAGTGACAGTCGTCTTTTTCAG ATTTAGACGACAGAAGCAGCCCAATTCGTCAACGCCATCCATATCCTATAAAACCGATAGAAAAGGTTCGCCAG TAGGAAACAAATTGTACACAAACATCGCCACTGTTTCTGTTTCAATTGAGGACCCGGAAGAGGAACCTCAGAGTGAAAACCCGGAAGAAGCAGTGTACTATAACAATTTGTCAGTGGCCAAGGACATTGCTGTAAAAAATCTTCTAAATGCTATACGACAAAAGGAAGCTGACAAAAATGCCGGTTTTATGAAAGAATTTAAG tcgaTTCCGTATGGTGAAAGATTTCCCTGCAATACGGCAAAAGTAGAAGAAAACAAGCTGAAAAACAGATTTAAAACAACTTTCCCAT atGATCATTCGAGAGTCGTATTGGAAAGTGGTGACGGGTTCACTTCAGATTACATAAACGCAAATTACATTGAG AACATGGATGGTAGACGTGAATACATTGCCTCTCAAG gTCCAAGAGAAAACACTTTGGTAGACCACTGGCGGATGGTCTGGCAGGAACATATTCAATATATCGTCATGTTGACCAACCTCATAGAGGGACCCAAG GTGAAGTGTCATCAGTACTGGCCAAGTGAAGGTCATGAACTCGATGTCAATCCATTTTCCGTCACATTGCTGGAAGAGAAAGCGTATGCATATTATGTTATCAGGAAGATGACAGTGCGCAAGAAGAGG GTCACAGGGTCAAGGACGGTTGTACAATTTCACTACACAAGATGGCCGGATCACGGGACACCCAATCCTTTGAATCTGGTCGTTTTCCACCGTCACTTTCGACACAAAATCAAACCTTCTCAAGATCCCATTCTTGTACATtgcag TGCGGGGATTGGTCGAACCGGGACGTTCATTGCACTTGATGTTCTGTCCAGATACGGGGATGTCCACCACAGGGTCAATGTAGTGGAGTTTGTCAAGGCAATGCGGAAAGACAGGATGACTATGATTCAAAACGCT GACCAGTACGTTTTCCTGTACCACGCTTTGTATGAATACTTCAGAAGACAAGGGAAGTTCGTCAACAAGAGTgaatttatgacgtcatatgcaGACCTGGATAAACCGGAGGCAAAGAAAAAAATCACGAATGAGTTCAAT GCGCTGAAAAGCTTACAACCTCAATATGGTGGGGACCATTTCAAAACGGGACAAAAGTTCCTGAAGCTAAATTGGACAAAATCTGTTTTACCAG TTGAGCAATACCTGGTTTATTTATCATCCAATGTGAAGGGACGAGAACTCTACTACAACGCAGTGTATGTGTCG tCCTTTACCCAAGCCGAGGTGTTTATTTCTGCGCAGTATCCGGTACCAGGCGCTTCCATTGATCTTATACGCCTCCTGGTGGATCAGAAGTCGCCAATACTTATTTCGCTAAACCCATTATCTGATGTGAAGGAG ATAGAAAACTGGGTTGACGGGGAAAACTCCAGAATTGATTTGGTTCAATATCAAATCACGAGAAGTACACAGACAATGCTATCAGAAGAACTACGCACAACCAGCATCAAAATCAAGAGGAAAGAT agtGGAGAAGTACACACGGTTCAGATATTTGAATGTCTGAGTTGGAGTTCCAGTGAGATCCTACCAAATGAACACGCGACATTAACGAACCTGATAAAGCATTTAAGTCTGGATCGAAAATCCCACCCAGAGGGCCCTATAACTGTTGTCTCAAA GGACGGTGCTACATGTTGTGGGATATTTCTAGCGGTTTATAACGCGTTAGAACAGATACTGCAGGACGAGGAGGCGGACATTTTCACCATAGTGCAACAATTGCAATGTCGCAGACCGGGAATGATATCCAGGAAG GAAGAATACGAGTTCTGCTTCCGGTCAGTTTGGTACTATTTTAGCTCGGACAGCGTGTATGCCAATACCTAA